Proteins found in one uncultured Desulfuromonas sp. genomic segment:
- a CDS encoding diguanylate cyclase, which translates to MGPGILVVALSASTRQTIIDALKDTSPFSRYFETNSGREGLEILEKEPIDVIVCGLHVYQLSGLELLRHMQQDPELCDIPFVVLAEDNRTKTKINLLEQGASDYIVQPVDIGELVARIKVQLKVKTLQDNLKRSNRLLLNLSSTDSLTQLYNRRVLMRTLRKEFQRQIRTEESFSLLMVDVDHFKNINDRYGHLNGDTVLINLARMLRSYLRPYDVPTRFGGEEFALILPNTNMECAREVAERLRLAAKELRFSGEIRDLEITISIGVTTCPADGVEEEDDLLRLADEALYAAKEAGRDQVVCASQIATNQDCDASGIA; encoded by the coding sequence ATGGGACCGGGAATCCTGGTCGTTGCGCTATCTGCGTCAACGCGCCAGACAATCATAGACGCACTCAAAGATACGTCACCGTTCAGCCGCTATTTTGAAACAAACAGTGGTCGCGAGGGCTTGGAGATTCTTGAGAAGGAGCCGATCGACGTGATCGTCTGTGGATTGCACGTGTATCAGTTGTCGGGCCTGGAATTGCTGCGCCACATGCAGCAGGACCCGGAGCTGTGCGATATCCCCTTTGTCGTGCTGGCCGAGGACAATCGAACCAAGACCAAGATCAACCTGCTTGAACAGGGTGCCAGCGATTATATCGTCCAGCCGGTGGACATTGGAGAGTTGGTTGCCCGCATCAAGGTTCAGTTGAAAGTCAAAACCCTGCAGGACAATCTCAAACGCAGCAATCGTCTGCTCCTCAACTTATCCAGCACCGACTCCCTGACCCAGCTTTACAATCGCCGCGTGCTGATGCGCACGTTAAGAAAAGAGTTTCAGCGTCAAATACGCACCGAAGAATCATTCTCACTTCTGATGGTGGATGTTGATCACTTTAAAAACATCAACGACCGCTACGGCCATCTTAACGGCGATACGGTTCTCATCAATCTCGCCCGTATGCTGCGCAGCTATCTGCGCCCTTACGATGTCCCCACCCGTTTCGGCGGCGAAGAATTTGCCCTGATTTTACCGAACACCAACATGGAATGTGCCCGCGAAGTCGCGGAACGCCTGCGATTGGCCGCAAAAGAGTTGCGGTTCAGTGGCGAGATTCGCGATCTGGAGATCACCATCAGCATCGGCGTTACCACCTGCCCTGCCGATGGTGTGGAGGAGGAGGATGACCTGCTGAGACTCGCTGACGAAGCGCTGTATGCCGCTAAAGAAGCCGGGCGCGATCAAGTGGTCTGTGCCTCGCAGATCGCCACCAATCAGGATTGCGATGCATCGGGCATCGCCTGA
- a CDS encoding MerR family transcriptional regulator: MALVKTWYDIDAAAEKFGIKEATLKFWALEGLVRSEREEGDIVRVHIDDVRLQVADMIKEAESKS, translated from the coding sequence ATGGCGTTGGTTAAAACCTGGTACGACATTGATGCTGCTGCCGAAAAGTTCGGTATCAAAGAAGCCACCCTTAAATTTTGGGCGTTGGAAGGCTTGGTGCGCAGCGAGCGGGAAGAGGGTGACATTGTTCGTGTGCATATCGATGACGTCCGTTTGCAGGTCGCGGATATGATCAAGGAAGCCGAATCTAAATCCTAA
- the lhgO gene encoding L-2-hydroxyglutarate oxidase: MSCDVVVIGGGIVGTATALALTSQVKDCRVLVVEKEATLAAHQTGNNSGVIHSGLYYRPGSLKAKNCVEGRDALYAFCAEHSIPHEQCGKVVVATSEEELPALAELERRGRANGLKGVERLDAEGIRRREPHVQGVAGLLVAETGIVDFVQVVQTYARLIKERGGDIRLNCVVERVERHDQGFVLHTSQGRIEAPFIINCAGLQCDRVALMCGSQPHMRIVPFRGEYYTLAERCRSKVKHLIYPVPDAKFPFLGVHYTRMINGEVEAGPNAVLSFKREGYQRSSFSLRDTLETLTYPGFLSMARRFWRVGLHEYHRSFSKRKFVADLQKLMPDLVGEDIVRGGAGVRAQAVAEDGSLLDDFKILDEPGLIHVLNAPSPAATASLSIGKTIAEKAAAHFALTPV, translated from the coding sequence ATGTCATGTGATGTTGTTGTAATCGGTGGCGGTATTGTCGGTACCGCGACCGCGTTGGCCTTAACCTCCCAGGTCAAGGATTGCCGAGTTCTCGTTGTTGAAAAAGAAGCCACCCTTGCCGCCCATCAGACGGGCAATAACAGTGGTGTGATCCATTCCGGGCTCTATTATCGTCCCGGTTCTCTCAAAGCGAAAAACTGTGTTGAAGGGCGTGATGCCCTGTATGCGTTTTGTGCTGAGCACTCCATTCCACATGAACAGTGCGGCAAGGTGGTCGTGGCCACCAGTGAAGAAGAATTGCCGGCATTGGCCGAGTTGGAACGGCGTGGCCGCGCCAACGGGCTTAAAGGGGTTGAACGCCTTGACGCCGAGGGGATTCGTCGCCGCGAACCCCATGTTCAAGGTGTTGCCGGATTGCTGGTGGCGGAAACCGGCATCGTCGACTTTGTCCAAGTCGTGCAAACCTATGCGCGTCTGATCAAAGAGCGTGGTGGTGATATTCGTCTCAACTGTGTGGTGGAGCGAGTGGAGCGTCACGACCAGGGCTTTGTCTTGCATACCAGCCAGGGACGGATAGAGGCTCCTTTTATCATCAACTGTGCCGGGCTGCAGTGTGACCGGGTGGCATTGATGTGTGGTTCTCAGCCGCACATGCGCATTGTACCGTTTCGTGGTGAATACTACACCCTGGCTGAACGCTGCCGCTCCAAGGTCAAACACCTGATCTATCCGGTCCCCGATGCAAAATTTCCTTTCCTCGGCGTGCATTATACCCGCATGATTAACGGTGAGGTCGAAGCCGGGCCCAACGCGGTTCTCTCCTTCAAACGCGAAGGGTATCAGCGCAGTAGCTTTTCTTTGCGCGATACCCTCGAAACCCTGACCTATCCGGGTTTTCTGTCGATGGCGCGCCGATTCTGGCGGGTGGGCCTGCATGAATACCATCGCTCGTTTTCCAAACGCAAATTTGTGGCCGATCTGCAGAAACTGATGCCCGATCTGGTTGGTGAGGATATCGTCCGAGGCGGTGCCGGAGTACGGGCTCAGGCCGTGGCTGAAGACGGCTCCCTGCTCGATGATTTCAAAATCCTTGATGAACCGGGTTTGATCCATGTGCTTAACGCACCCTCTCCGGCAGCGACCGCTTCGTTGAGTATTGGTAAAACTATTGCCGAAAAAGCTGCTGCGCATTTTGCCTTGACACCGGTGTAA